The nucleotide window CACGGCCTTGTCCGACGGGGCCACCATGTGGGTGATGGGCCACCACATGCGGGTTTCGATGAACTCGAATTTGCCCGAATAGTCCTTGCCCATATATTCCTGTCCGGCCTTGATGGCATTCGGCCAGTCAAAGCTCTTCCAGAAGGCGTCGGAGTCCTTGCCGAACAGATGCATGTAGACAAGCTTCTTGCTTTCCGCATCAATCGGCTGCTTGGTGTGCATCAGCTTGAACGGCCAGATGCGGGCGGTTTCGTCTTCTGCGCTGCCGCCGAGGGCATTGAGGATGACCGGTTTGGACGTATCAACCGGATCGTTGTCGGTGACATAGGTGAACTGCCCGTTGAACCAGCTGTAGGTTGGTTGGACATTCTCTTCATAGATGAAGTCGCCCTTCTTGGAATCGTAGCTTGGATGTCCCTTGTCATCCTTGAGCGTGAAGGGCTTGCCATCCTTCAGTTTGCCAGCGGTCGACCAGTCCCAGAGCATCTTGGTGGCAACGCCGCCGCGTGCGAATTCCGGAATGTGGCAGGTCTGGCAGGCAACCGTGTCGGTGTGGTTGTTGAGCTTGATGGCTTCCAGCGTCTTGCCCTGATGGGGGGCATCCGTATGGCAGCTCTCGCAAGAGGCGGTTTCGTTCATCCGGCGCATGGCGAAGGACGGCAGCTTCTTGCCTTCGTCGTCCCGCGCCTGCGGCTTGGCCTCCATGTCATAGCGCGACCCCGGCCAGACGTGGCCCGACCCGGAATGGCAGGCCGAGCAGGCCATGTTGCCACCGTCGGCAGCCATGTGCACGTCGAGGTCCTTGGAGGGCTTGTTGAGCGAGCTGTCGATGTCGCCGTGTTTGACGCCATCGCCGCCGCCGCCATAATAATGGCAGGCGCCGCAGTTGTCGCGTTGTGGCAGGCTGACGGACTGGGCCGCTTCGATCAGGTTGGAAACCTTGAAGGGCTTGCCGTTGAAGTCCATCGGTTCGGTGATGGGCAACCCGGCCTTGGCCGGGAATTTCTTGTAATATTTGGTGTCTGCGTGGCAGACGAGGCAATCAACCGCTTCTGGAGCGGCCGGTGGATCCTTGCGCATGTCCGTCCAGCCGTAACCGGCGTGGCAGGACGTGCAGCGGGCCTCGTTGGATGCGACGTTGCCGCAGAAGGCGTTGATCACATAGCGCTTGCCGAGCTTCTGGCCGGTTTTCTCGTTGTCATATTCCCATTTCCAGTGAATGGAATCATGCACCTGAGTGGCCGCTTCGGTATGGCAGGACAGGCAGGCCCTGGTGACCTCCGGTCCGCTCTTGAAATCCTGCTGCAGAATTTCAAACTTGCTGTGGTCGGCCGTCTTGCCGGGCTTCTTGCCCGTAATCTGCCTTTCAGTGGATGGCTTTTCAGATGTGGTGGTGGGGGAAGCATAGGCTTTGCTCCATCCAATCACCGGTCCTGATATGGATGTCAGTGCAGTTAGCAGGACAGCTACAGACGCAAGTCTGAAGGCCTGTCCCAAGCCCCTAAAGGCTGCATGGTCCGTCATTTGGTCCTCCCAACGGATTGCAGTATGGCCGATCGGGGGTAGTCGGAGGGCTGTCTCCGATCGGTTTCGAGTCTGTGTGCTGTCTCAAAGGGTTGATGGCTGCACAATCTGGGGTTTGGGGCGCCAGACTCGCCCGGTCCGTATTTCAGTATATTGCAAAGTATGAAGATTACAGTTTGGTAATGTTGGGCAGAATGTCGCAGCTGTGGCTTATTCGCTGGCTAGGGAGCGATCTGCCTAATCGAGTTAGGTTTTGCAAATTGCCGAATTCATCCTTGGACTTACGGGAATATCGGTAAGTCTGAAACATTTGTAGGCAAGGGCTTGTTGGTTGGGTACGTTTGTGCGCAAGAAACTTCTGTTTTGGGCTGCCAAAACGGCCAATTCTGGCCTGCTTTGCCTTGAATTGTCCTTGGGGCTGCACTAGGGTGCGCGGGCGGGCCGCTTGGCAGATTTGCCCAGCCAACAAGTCCGTTTGTCTTTTTTCTAGCTGAAAATTTGGAGGGCTCAATGAGCTTTATCGCCGAGCAGCTTTCGCGCGTGAAACCGTCCGCTACCATTGCGGTCACCAACAAGGCTCGGGAATTGAAGGCCGCTGGACGTGACGTCATCGGTCTGGGTGCCGGGGAACCGGACTTCGATACACCGGACAATATCAAGGCTGCTGCGATCAAGGCCATCAATGAAGGCAAGACCAAATACACCGCTGTTGACGGTCTGCCAGAGTTGAAAGAGGCCATCTGCGCCAAGTTCAAACGCGAGAACGGTCTTGACTACAAGCCCAACCAGGTCACCGTTGGTACGGGGGGCAAGCAGGTGCTGTATAACGCACTGGTCTGCACCCTGAACCCGGGTGACGAAGTGCTTGTCCCGACCCCGTACTGGGTATCCTACCCGGACATGGTTCTGCTCGCCGGTGGTGAGCCGGTGATCGTGGAGGCCGACAAGGAAACCTTCAAGCTGACGCCGGAAGCTCTGGATGCTGCCATCACGCCAAAGACCAAATGGCTGATCTTCAACTCGCCATCCAACCCGTCTGGCGCAGCCTACAGCGAAGCCGAACTGAAAGCTCTGACTGACGTGCTGGTCAAGCATCCCCATGTCTGGGTGATGAGCGATGACATGTATGAGCACCTGGTCTATGACGGCTTCAACTTCACCACGCCTGCGCAGATCGAGCCGAAACTTTACGACCGCACGCTGACGGTGAATGGTGTTTCCAAGGCCTATGCCATGACCGGCTGGCGTATTGGCTATGCTGCCGGCCCTGTCGAGCTGATCAAGGCCATGGCGAAACTGCAGTCCCAGTCTACCTCCAACCCTTGCTCGATTGCCCAGTATGCATCGGTCGAGGCTCTGAATGGTCCGCAGGACTTCATCGCCGAGCGTGCTGAAGTGTTCAAGCAGCGTCGCGACCTGGTGGTCAAGGCTCTCAATGAGTGCGAAGGCCTGACCTGCCCGATGCCGGAAGGGGCCTTCTATGTCTATCCGTCCTGCGCAGGCACGATCGGCAAGACCGCTCCGTCTGGCAAGGTGATTGAAACCGATGAGGACTTCGTCACCGAGCTTCTGGAAGCAGAAGGCGTTGCCGTTGTTCAGGGGTCCGCTTTCGGCCTCGGCCCGAACTTCCGCATCTCCTATGCGACCTCCACCGAGGCGCTGACCGAGGCATGTGCACGCATCAAGAAATTCTGTGCAGCCCTGAAATAGGATCGGCACGGACATTCCTGTCCCTTTTCTGGGCGGGGCGAAGAATGAAGAAAGGGACGCCATTGGCGTCCCTTTCCTTTTGGCAGATGTCTTTCGAAGCGTGGCGGCAATTGCCCTTTTACTTCAATTAGATAATTCGTCTTATAGACGAAAGGCTGTTGTTAGACGAAGGGTTGTCACCAAACCGTCAAATTGCGGTGAGTCCCTTCTGCAATCGCTGAATTCTTTGCGTTTGATCAAACGGAGTGACCAAATCTCCGCTAAGCTGATGGGGTACTGTCCGCGCTTTTGACAGTTTGGCGCGTTAATCAAACAGGAGGGGTGCAGTCAAACTTGCAATCTACACCAGCCTGATATGCCGATCCTTGTGGAACAGCATATCAGGCTGGTGCCGGACATCATGCAGAAACAGAACAGGAGGATTTGCCATGGGACAAGAAGGCAGAAGAGTCGAGGGTCCACGTTGCGTAGCCATCGTCGGACCCTTTGGTAGCGGTAAGACAACTCTCCTTGAAGCCTTGTTGGCGCGAACCGGTGCAATCAACAAGTTTGGATCAGTCGACAGCGGAGGGTCTGTCGGCGATGCGTCCGAAGAGGCCCGCGCCCACCACATGTCTGTGGAAGCCAATATTGCCGAAACGGAGTTTCTGGGAGATCCCTATTTCTTCATTGATTGCCCCGGCTCGGTCGAATTTCAGTTTGAAAGCCTTCCTGCTCTCTCCGCTGTTGATCTGGCGATTGTTGTCTGCGAACCGGACGAGAAGAAAATTCCTGCCTTGCAGGTCATTCTCAAACAGCTTGAAGAGCGCAATATTCCCCGCATTCTCTTTATCAACAAAATGGACAAATGCACGACGCGTGTGCGCTCCATCGTGGAAGCCCTGCAGCATGCGTCGAACACACCGCTGCTTCTGCGGCAGATCCCCATCTGGAAAGGCGAGCAGGCCATCGGCTACATCGACCTGGCTCTGGAACGTGCGTTTCTTTACAACGAGCATGCGCCCAGCGAACTGGTGGATATGAGCACTGATGATCAGGAACGGGAATGGGAAGCACGCTATTCCATGTTGGAAACCCTGTCCGATCATGACGACAAGCTGATGGAAATGCTGTTGGAGGACATGGAACCCTCCAAGGAGCAGATCTTTACCGATCTGGTGGATGAGATGCGCACCGGTCAGGTGATGCCGGTGCTGATCGGCGCTGCCGAGCAGGAAAACGGCGTCATGCGTCTGCTCAAGGTGCTGCGCCACGAAGGTCTCGGCGTCACCTACACCGCCGAGCGTCTTGGCTGCCCGGACCTGCCCAACGGCGAGCCGGTGCTTCAGGTCATGAAGAGCATTCACACCTCGCACGGTGGCAAACTGTCCATCTCGCGTGTTCTCAAAGGCTCGGTCAAGGACGGTGATATCTTCTATGGTCCGCAGGGGGAAGAAATCGGGCGGGCTTCCGGTCTGTTCCATGTGCAGGGTCAAAAGACGGTCAAGGACAATGCCGCCAATGTTGGTGACGTGATTGCCCTTGGCAAGCTCGACAACGCCCACACGGGCATGACGCTGACAACGGCCAAGGAAGGGATCGATGCTCTGGATGCCTTTGATGCACCACCGCCGGTCTTCGCCATTGCCGTCAAGCCGAAGGAACATCGGGACGAAGTCAAACTGCACGCCACCTTGCAGAAGTTGTATGAAGAAGACCCATCGCTGATGGTCGAGCAAAATCAGGACAGCAGCGAGACCATTCTGCGCGGGCAGGGCGAGATGCACCTGCGTGTTGCCGTTGAAAGGCTGGTTGGCAAATATTCGATCAACATCGACAGCCATGCGCCGGCAGTTCCCTACAAGGAGACCATCCGCAAGGGGATTTCGGTTCGCGGCCGGCACAAGAAACAGTCCGGCGGCCACGGTCAGTTCGGCGATGTCGTCATCGATATCAAGCCTCTGGACCGCGGTGAAGGCTTCCAGTTCAGCGAAAGCATCACCGGGGGCGTCGTGCCGAGGCAGTATTTCAGCTCGGTTGAGAATGGCGTCAAGGATGCGCTTGGCAAGGGGCCGCTGGGGTTCGAGGTTGTCGATCTGGCGGTCAACCTGAGCGATGGCTCCTTTCACACGGTGGACAGCTCTGATCAGGCCTTCCGTTCGGCTGGCACACTGGCCATGCGGGAAGGGTTGCCGCAGTGCGGCCCGGTCCTGCTGGAGCCGATCATGAATGTGAAGATCGCCGTGCCGAATGACGTGACGGCCAAGGTCAACACCATTGTTGCCGGACGCCGGGGGCAGTTGATGGGCTATGACGCCCGGCCGGGATGGGAAGGCTGGGATGTGGTTGAAAGCCTGATGCCGCAATCGGAGATCGGGGATCTTATCATCGAACTGCGGTCCATTTCGGCTGGTGTGGCATCCTTCGTGGCGACCTTCGACCATATGCAGGAACTGACCGGCCGTCAGGCCGATCTTGTGCTTGAAGGAGCCAAGGCTGCCGAATAGCGCAGTGGAAAGAGGTTGTATCAAGAGAAAAGCGGGGTTTCGGCTCCGCTTTTCGCGTTATGCGGGGGACAATCCGACCCTTTTGGGGATCATCTCTATGGGGCGCGGAGTGCTGGGTTCCGATGCGTGACAGAGATGGCGATTTTGTCAATTCTCAGTTGCCTTTTTCTGTAGCAGGATCGATAGTGGGCCAGCTTCTCTCCCAGCTTTCTATTCCTGCCCAGAGATGCAAGGGGGCCTCTTGTTGGGCATGGCTGGGATGACCACCAATAGGGCTGGCAGCTTCACATATGCATTTTCAGCATCAGATATCAGGATTCTCATGACGCACGGGTTTCTCATAACATTCTTTACCCAGCGCAGCCGCGAACATGACGACCGGCCATTGGCTCGCTGGATCATCGATCAGGCCATGACGCTCGGTATTCGTGGCGCGACCCTTTCCACGGCTCAGGAAGGCTTTGGCCATGATGGGCGCTATCATTCCAACGGCTATTTTGATATGCAGGATCCACCGCAGAAACTGGCCATGGCCGTAACAGCTGATGAATACGGACAGTTGATGGCGGTTCTGAAAGCCAACAATCTCAAGGTCTTTCATACCAAGGCCGAAATCGAATTCGGCTTTTCGGCGGAAGACTGATGACGCTGGTCTGACGCCGACTAACGGGCGTTGAAAACTGGCGGGGCTGGCCATTGCGCCGCTTTGGCAGGATGCTGGCGTGAAGGCCTTGGCAAACCGTATTGGCGAACACTTTGGGGATACTCTGAACCAGCACCATGCACGAGCCTTGGGGGAGGACAGCGGTTCGGTCGTGGCAGGGCGTCTCATAATCGAAAAAACGGCGATGACACGCCATAAACAGTGGCAGGCATAAGCCATAACAGGAATAACTATGATTGGTCCTCTCATCAACGGCGCTGCCATTGTGGTCGGCAGCGTGGCAGGAGCCTTCGTTGGCTCCAAAATCAGCGATAATGTGAAACAGAACATGCCGATGGTGTTCGGCATTGCCTCCATGGGGCTTGGAGTCGCCATGGCCAGCAAGGTCGTGGCGCTTGCGCCGGTGGTCTTGGCGCTGATTGTCGGCTCTCTGCTCGGTGAAATCGTCGAGCTGGAAAATGCCATTCACAAGATGTCATCGAAAACGAAGACCATGCTCTCCAGACTGACCCCTTCGGACGGGGCCATAGCTCCCGACGAGTTTATCGGCCGCTTCGTTGCACTGCTGGTTCTGTTCAGCATGAGTGCGACGGGGATCTACGGCGCGATGGTGGAAGGCATGACCGGCGATACCACGTTGTTGATCGTCAAGGCTATTCTTGACCTGTTCACGGCCATGATCTTTGCCGCCACGATGGGCTATATCATTGCGGTTCTGGCTATTCCGCAGTTGGTCATCCAGGGCCTGTTCTTCTTTGCGGCGGTGCTGATCATTCCGCTGACGACGCCTGCCATGCTGGCCGACTTTTCTGCCTGTGGTGGCTGCATCATGCTGGCGGTTGGCATGCGCATTTGCGGTATCAAGCAGTTTCCTGTGGCCAACATGATGCCGGCTCTCTGGATCGTGATGCCGATCTCGTGGGGCTGGTCGGTGCTGTTTGCGTGACCACGCCTGTTGGCCATCTGGTATCAGCATTCGCTCCCGCGCTCGCTTGTGCTCTCGTCTGGACACATGATGTTGAATTGCATGTGTCGCCGTCTCTCGCTAGGCTTTTTGCCAAGGAACTGTGGCATCGAGCAACAAGTGTGAGGGAGTGGCATGTTTATCAAGCGACAAAAGTCCTGGGCCATAAGGGAAAACCTTGTGACCGACGAACAGCATTATCTCAATCGGCGCAAGTTCCTCGGCGGATCGTCCCTGCTGATCGGTGGGGCTGCGCTCGGGCTCGCGGGCTGTGACAATGGCCTTGAGAGCAAGGGCGGCGGGCGATCGGGCAGGGATCCCATCAGCCAGACCACCGGCACGTCCGACTTCAAGGACCCGACGATGGATCTTTATCCGGCCAGGCTGAATGACAGCTATCGGGTCGAACGCGCCATCACGTCTGAAGACTACACGGGTCGCTTCAACAAT belongs to uncultured Cohaesibacter sp. and includes:
- a CDS encoding tetrathionate reductase family octaheme c-type cytochrome — protein: MTDHAAFRGLGQAFRLASVAVLLTALTSISGPVIGWSKAYASPTTTSEKPSTERQITGKKPGKTADHSKFEILQQDFKSGPEVTRACLSCHTEAATQVHDSIHWKWEYDNEKTGQKLGKRYVINAFCGNVASNEARCTSCHAGYGWTDMRKDPPAAPEAVDCLVCHADTKYYKKFPAKAGLPITEPMDFNGKPFKVSNLIEAAQSVSLPQRDNCGACHYYGGGGDGVKHGDIDSSLNKPSKDLDVHMAADGGNMACSACHSGSGHVWPGSRYDMEAKPQARDDEGKKLPSFAMRRMNETASCESCHTDAPHQGKTLEAIKLNNHTDTVACQTCHIPEFARGGVATKMLWDWSTAGKLKDGKPFTLKDDKGHPSYDSKKGDFIYEENVQPTYSWFNGQFTYVTDNDPVDTSKPVILNALGGSAEDETARIWPFKLMHTKQPIDAESKKLVYMHLFGKDSDAFWKSFDWPNAIKAGQEYMGKDYSGKFEFIETRMWWPITHMVAPSDKAVRCDECHTKGGRLEGIEGVYIPGRDDMPLINWLGYGLIILTILGVAIHTIFRFATRKQRQH
- a CDS encoding pyridoxal phosphate-dependent aminotransferase produces the protein MSFIAEQLSRVKPSATIAVTNKARELKAAGRDVIGLGAGEPDFDTPDNIKAAAIKAINEGKTKYTAVDGLPELKEAICAKFKRENGLDYKPNQVTVGTGGKQVLYNALVCTLNPGDEVLVPTPYWVSYPDMVLLAGGEPVIVEADKETFKLTPEALDAAITPKTKWLIFNSPSNPSGAAYSEAELKALTDVLVKHPHVWVMSDDMYEHLVYDGFNFTTPAQIEPKLYDRTLTVNGVSKAYAMTGWRIGYAAGPVELIKAMAKLQSQSTSNPCSIAQYASVEALNGPQDFIAERAEVFKQRRDLVVKALNECEGLTCPMPEGAFYVYPSCAGTIGKTAPSGKVIETDEDFVTELLEAEGVAVVQGSAFGLGPNFRISYATSTEALTEACARIKKFCAALK
- a CDS encoding elongation factor G; the encoded protein is MGQEGRRVEGPRCVAIVGPFGSGKTTLLEALLARTGAINKFGSVDSGGSVGDASEEARAHHMSVEANIAETEFLGDPYFFIDCPGSVEFQFESLPALSAVDLAIVVCEPDEKKIPALQVILKQLEERNIPRILFINKMDKCTTRVRSIVEALQHASNTPLLLRQIPIWKGEQAIGYIDLALERAFLYNEHAPSELVDMSTDDQEREWEARYSMLETLSDHDDKLMEMLLEDMEPSKEQIFTDLVDEMRTGQVMPVLIGAAEQENGVMRLLKVLRHEGLGVTYTAERLGCPDLPNGEPVLQVMKSIHTSHGGKLSISRVLKGSVKDGDIFYGPQGEEIGRASGLFHVQGQKTVKDNAANVGDVIALGKLDNAHTGMTLTTAKEGIDALDAFDAPPPVFAIAVKPKEHRDEVKLHATLQKLYEEDPSLMVEQNQDSSETILRGQGEMHLRVAVERLVGKYSINIDSHAPAVPYKETIRKGISVRGRHKKQSGGHGQFGDVVIDIKPLDRGEGFQFSESITGGVVPRQYFSSVENGVKDALGKGPLGFEVVDLAVNLSDGSFHTVDSSDQAFRSAGTLAMREGLPQCGPVLLEPIMNVKIAVPNDVTAKVNTIVAGRRGQLMGYDARPGWEGWDVVESLMPQSEIGDLIIELRSISAGVASFVATFDHMQELTGRQADLVLEGAKAAE
- a CDS encoding DUF190 domain-containing protein yields the protein MTHGFLITFFTQRSREHDDRPLARWIIDQAMTLGIRGATLSTAQEGFGHDGRYHSNGYFDMQDPPQKLAMAVTADEYGQLMAVLKANNLKVFHTKAEIEFGFSAED
- a CDS encoding DUF554 domain-containing protein, which codes for MIGPLINGAAIVVGSVAGAFVGSKISDNVKQNMPMVFGIASMGLGVAMASKVVALAPVVLALIVGSLLGEIVELENAIHKMSSKTKTMLSRLTPSDGAIAPDEFIGRFVALLVLFSMSATGIYGAMVEGMTGDTTLLIVKAILDLFTAMIFAATMGYIIAVLAIPQLVIQGLFFFAAVLIIPLTTPAMLADFSACGGCIMLAVGMRICGIKQFPVANMMPALWIVMPISWGWSVLFA